The Antedon mediterranea chromosome 11, ecAntMedi1.1, whole genome shotgun sequence genome window below encodes:
- the LOC140062660 gene encoding synaptotagmin-4-like translates to MAGENHYAGDSYHNAVTMSSTVLVGIFAASFTVFIFLVVGFYHYCRRRKQSPFSSNSNRSYVTKSYCAKTSRPPSSPESLSSPEFPSDYAPSMSSLHPSQSFSSQSISSLERKLTVKNRTFSGSTGSMIDPTTLNKDCYSEDGFESSCAIEEAPPSPRLIEPGALGELDFTVEYNSARQTFLVTIHKASNLPKRDPLASGCTSDPYVKLYLLPEKKHKVKTRVMRKTSDPVYEETFSFYNLEYYQLQGITLHFVIMSFDRFSRDQLIGEVVVSTANVDLGQGPVHMTKDITPRKPRVAKSQGRGELLVSLGYQPALNKLTVVVLKAKNLPKMDVTGLSDPYVKMYLMYGTQRLAKKKTRLKKRTLNPVFNESFMFDVPIDGLENIHLEFHVLDHDRVTKNEIIGRLNIGKNANELEAKHWDDIVQNPRRQFAEWHALTA, encoded by the exons TGTCCTCTACAGTTTTGGTGGGAATTTTTGCAGCTTCGTTTACAGTTTTCATATTTCTTGTGGTTGGTTTCTATCATTACTGTCGACGTCGTAAACAGTCGCCATTTTCAAGCAACTCGAATCGGTCATATGTAACGAAGAGTTATTGCGCAAAGACAAGCAGACCCCCGAGCAGTCCTGAAAGTCTATCGTCTCCAGAGTTTCCTTCTGATTACGCTCCGTCAATGTCATCACTCCATCCGTCCCAGTCATTTTCGTCACAATCTATATCATCGCTTGAACGTAAACTAACTGTTAAAAATAGGACATTCTCTGGGAGTACAGGAAGCATGATTGATCCAACGACATTGAATAAAGATTGTTATTCGGAAGATGGCTTCGAAAGTAGTTGTGCCATTGAGGAAGCACCACCATCTCCGAGACTGATAGAGCCCGGTGCGCTAGGAGAGCTCGACTTCACCGTCGAATACAACTCGGCTAGGCAGACGTTCCTTGTGACTATACACAAAGCAAGTAATCTACCTAAGCGGGATCCATTGGCATCTGGTTGTACTTCAGATCCGTACGTCAAGCTGTATCTTCTACCAGAAAAGAAGCATAAAGTAAAGACGAGGGTAATGAGAAAGACATCCGATCCCGTGTATGAAGAAACTTTCTCATTTTATAATCTGGAGTACTACCAGCTTCAAGGAATAACCCTGCATTTTGTGATCATGAGCTTCGATCGATTCTCGCGTGACCAACTTATTGGCGAGGTCGTTGTCTCCACGGCGAATGTAGACCTTGGCCAAGGTCCTGTCCACATGACAAAAGATATAACGCCTAGAAAACCAAGG gtagcGAAGAGTCAGGGTCGTGGTGAGCTACTAGTATCCCTAGGCTATCAACCGGCGCTCAATAAGCTAACTGTCGTCGTATTGAAGGCGAAAAATCTACCAAAGATGGATGTTACTGGGCTCTCTG atcCATACGTAAAGATGTATCTCATGTATGGAACACAACGACTTGCTAAGAAAAAAACACGATTAAAAAAGAGAACACTTAATCCGGTTTTCAACGAATCTTTCATGTTCGATGTTCCGATAGATGGGCTTGAGAATATCCATTTAGAATTTCATGTGCTTGACCATGATCGAgtaacaaaaaatgaaataattggGCGACTTAACATCGGTAAAAATGCCAATGAACTGGAAGCTAAACACTGGGACGACATTGTTCAGAATCCACGACGTCAATTTGCGGAGTGGCACGCCCTTACAGCATGA